From the genome of Candidatus Hydrogenedentota bacterium:
CCTTGAACCGTCTTGTCAAGCCAATCCTTGGCATCAGTTGCTGCCGCCGTATCGGGAAACTGCTCGACGACAGCCTCGTAGTAGATGCGGGCCGCATCAAACCGGCGGCGTTTCTCATAGAACCGCGCGGTGAGGAGACGCTGCCGGGCTATCTTCTCGCGCATTTCCTCCCGCTTCTCATCCAGCCCCTGGGTACGTTCATCCTCGGGGAAGCGCGACTTGAATTCGTCAATCGCTTCGATAGCCAGGCGGCTGCGCGTTTGATCATAGGCAGGAGACAGGCTGGCCTCGTAGTAGCACATCGCCAGCCCGTAGCTGGCGTCGTCCACCCAATCGGAACCCGCATAGTCCTCGAGCACGCGCTGATATTCGTAAGCCGCTTCCACATATTCATCGCGGGTAAAATGGCACAGTCCAACCTTGTATTGCGCTTCTGCCGCGGCTTCCTGGAACGGCTGATTGTCGATCACCATCGAATAGATCTGAATGGCTTTCTTGAACGGGCGGCTTCGGAAGAGCGTCCATCGTTTACCCATTCGCTTCTCGCCCAATGCATAGAACTTGTCACCAATCTCGTACTGCTTCTTGATAACCGTATCGTACAGGTCGGTGTCCGGGTAATTCGTGATCACCTGCTGAAACTCGTTGGCGGCATCCAGATAATCGCCTTGCCGCATGTTGATCTCGCCCCGCAAGAACTGATTGTCGTCCGCCCATTCCGAATCCAGATAGTACTTGTCAAACTTGTTGGTTTCGCGAATGGCGCGCTTGTATTCGCCCTGTTCCATCAGCGAACGGGCCGCTTCGACCTGAAGCTGTGCCGTAGGTTGCGGGAGATTCTTCTCGTTGATCCACCGTCCTGTGGCCGGATTCCACACCCACGCATCCGAGGCGCCCGCCGCCAGGAATAGGGCGGCTGCAACA
Proteins encoded in this window:
- the bamD gene encoding outer membrane protein assembly factor BamD; this encodes MSDVLIRRCGVLVAAALFLAAGASDAWVWNPATGRWINEKNLPQPTAQLQVEAARSLMEQGEYKRAIRETNKFDKYYLDSEWADDNQFLRGEINMRQGDYLDAANEFQQVITNYPDTDLYDTVIKKQYEIGDKFYALGEKRMGKRWTLFRSRPFKKAIQIYSMVIDNQPFQEAAAEAQYKVGLCHFTRDEYVEAAYEYQRVLEDYAGSDWVDDASYGLAMCYYEASLSPAYDQTRSRLAIEAIDEFKSRFPEDERTQGLDEKREEMREKIARQRLLTARFYEKRRRFDAARIYYEAVVEQFPDTAAATDAKDWLDKTVQGEPAAQQ